The Vanrija pseudolonga chromosome 1, complete sequence genomic sequence tgcATGCACTCTTGGATGTAGGATGCATGCAAGTACCAGACTGCTGGCGAGGTACACAGCATGCACACTGCGGACTTGCAAGGTGCATTCAGAATGACGCAGGTGAAATCAACTATGAACTAACAcgcaccacctccaccgccacTACTGGATTCTTAGCCTTCCCCAGAGGCACCGACCTCGTACGAGGCAGCAAACTAGGCGGCCGATCGTGCAAGCGTGCGCTACTCATGCCTAGGCCAGGTCCATTGCCCTGCACTGCGCGCTGGTATCTAGCACTATGATGCGTTACGAGCTGAAGACACAATTGCCACCCGCCACTTCGACGGCCAGCTTGTgcagcgtcgagcgcgggcagGCCTGAGATGACTGAGATACGGCCTAGGACAGTGCCCACTTCCCCTGTGCTGCCCACTGGTCCCCATGAACGAACGTTACTGCTGTATTCCAGATAGCAGCTGGGAGGCTTCTGTTGCGGCGCCCATGGCCTCGGCAACCTCGGCAGGTTTGCTCTTGTTTGTTGCCACTccccccagcccagccctGCCCCGTCTGCCAACTGCTATTCATATCCTACAGAGTCGTGCCACTGAGACCAGCCTTGCCACCCCGAGCCATGCCACTGAACCCAACCTTGttgccaccgccaccagccCCGCCTACTTCCTCCCAAGGACCTTCTTCAGCGCGCCACTCAGCTCCGCGGCCGGGTCCTTCGCCATGCTGATTGAGCGCCACGCAATGTGCTTGTCCGGCcgcacgagcagcgcgccgtcctcgtccacctcgcgctggcgcgcccAGTCGTAGTACAGGTCCTCTGCGGTCTGCTGGGGGCCGATGATGACGGCCGtgagcggcacgccgagctccgcggcgaccttcttcgccgcctcggcccacgccgcgcccgtcgtccccgTGAACAGCGTGTACGTGTTGTACTTTGCCAGGTCGAGCGTCGAGACCTTGTTCGTCCGCGAGCCGACCCACGCGTGCGGGAGGCGCGCGcccggcgacgtcgagacgcGGTAGTAcaggtcggcgtccttgtccCCCTTTGGCCTTGTGCCGTCCGACACGACAATATCCGACTCGTAGAACTGGCCCATCTCGACTCCGTGCGCGTTGAACCTGGGGAATAGTTAGCAGTGGCCACGGGGCTCGTCGCACCACTCACTCGTAGTTTTTCAGGTCCATGGCAGTGaccaggtcggcgcgcttcttggcACCGGCCTTGGTCggcgccttgcgctcctcaatctccttgGCCATGTCCTCGGGCGCCATGCCGGGCCTgatgccgagcgcgtcgaaGAGGTGCACAAACTCGCGGCTCGACTTGTTGGCGCGCGTCACGATCTGCTTGGCGACGGGGGCGCGCTCGGTCGAGTACGTCTCGAGGATGGACGGGTCGGCGTGGCCCTTGACAACCTGCGCGATCTTCCAGACGAGGTTGTACGAGTCCTGGATGGACGTGTTGGAGCCGAGGCCGTTCGACGGCGGGTGGCGGTGGatcgcgtcgccggcgcagaAGACACGCCCCTGCTGCAGGTGGGTCGCGTACAGCTCGTTGTTGCCCCACAGGCTCCTGCCAGTGATCTCCACGTCGAGGTCCgggatgccgacgaggctgcGCACGATCCCaatggccgcctcgtcgtcgatcgacggcggcggcttgctGATGTCATAGCCCCAGACGATGAGCCACTCGTTCCACGGGCGCACCATGCGGACGAGGCCGGCACCGATCCCCCCGATGTTGGCGCCCGGCTGGATGACCCAGTAGAGCACCGACGGGCGGTCGGAGAcgtgcgccgcgaggtcggccttgaaAGTGATGTTCATCGAACCGGCAATGTCCATCTTGCCGATGGtggggagggcgagctccTGCGCGATgatgctgcgcgcgccgtcggcgccaatCATGTACTTTGCGTGGATCTCGTACTGCTCGCCCGTGAGGCGGTCGCGCAcggtcgcgacgacgccctTGTCGTCCTGCTTGTGCGAGATGTATTCTGTACTGAAGCGCGTGTGCGTGCCGCGCTTGGACGCGTTCTGGACGAGGATGGGCTCGAGGTAGGTCTGGCGGCGTGTCAGGAGAGCCTGTGGCCTCGGCTTACCTGCGGGATGTCACacatcgagctcggcgacgcgagggtgtggtcggcctggcgggcggggtggacACCCCAGGTCAAGATACGCCCAATCTCCTCGCCGTTGATCGACGTGCAGAACACCGTGTCGCCGCACTGCGCGTGCtcggtcgcctcggcctcgacctggcGCTCGATGCCCATGTCGCGCATGATCTCCATCGTGCGCTGGTTGGTgatgtgcgcgcgcggggtgtTGGCGGTGTAGCTGGGGGCATGAGAATGGGCCCGCCACAGCCAatgccaccaccctcccACTCACCGGTACTTGGTGATCATGATGGCGGGGAtacccagctcggcgaggaagagggccgccgcgccgcctgccggGCCAGAGCCCACAACGAGCACGTCGGTCTCAATCGCGCCCTTTGGGAGCTCGGTCTCGCGCTGTCCGTCCTGGAAAGCTggcatggtggtggaggtTAGGTGATGCGTGCGTGGGGGAGTGGGCGCTCGACACCTCTCGACGCGGCCATTAAgtaccccgccgccctcgtcgcgccgcacccCACTAGGCTACAAGCACCGCTGCAACCAGGTGACATCGTCAAACATAGACATTTCGGTGGGCAGGGTATGGGTGCTAGCAATCTCGGCGTCATAGACATGCCAGAGACGTCGGAGGTGCCGAGCGGCCGCTGCACTCGTACAGCACGTGGTGGGAATCGGTAGCCAAACTGGGTAATTTCGGCTTCTCCAGCTGCTAGCAGGTGGGACTGCTTACTCGAGCGGCAACTGCGTGCCCCAGGGTGCCCTACACACTCTGGTGCGACTGGCTGCCGGCCAGCTGACACAGCGCGTGCATGGCCATCGCCGCACccgatggcggcggggacagGCAAGTGgtgaggtggggtgggatTTTGCGAGGATCTCGCGCGACaacgcgacgcgacgatgATCGAGGCTCTGAACGgacgcgaggacgagatccCCGCATTGGTGGGTGATGTCTTAGAGACGCCAGGGAGGCAGGCAATGACCTCAGGCGTATTGTTGGTCGGACGGATCGGAGAGTGGGGCGTGCGAGGCATGACACGGTGCGAGACAGTGGAGCCCTGTAAGCAACGACCGGCTGGGTGCAAGACGCGCTGAGCTATCCCTCCCATGAGTTTATCAGCTGCTTGGTCGCTATGGGGCCGTCCCGATGTGGCCAGTGCGTGAGACTGATCATGTTTGGGGGCGTACGGGGATTGACGGTTGAGCCGGGTCGATAAGATTAGGAGGAGGCTTGGCGGTGTGGCGCGGGCGTCGGTGACTGGCCGTGCACGGACATCACCAGGGCGCATGTGCGCTGGATGACACACTCGTTGTCGGACAACCACCTCCCAGCTCATCATCTCGACTTACCAGCCCAACCTGTGGGCGTGCCACGACGAACACACGAAGAGGTCCCAccggtgacggcgaggtcggcggcgtggtgtaGGCCACCGTGGCACCGTGCCGTGGTGATGTGCACCAGGACACCTCCCCAGAGCTCCCATTTCCCTCCCGACCTTGCTCCTCCGCACAGTCAACCAACCCGAGACCCGGAGAACCGTACACTGCTCGTCAAAAACCTGTGGCATCAGCGGAACCACACAACCCACAACGTCATCCAAAGGTTATCGCGGCCaggcaccaccgccgccgccaaaaCAAGTGGCCGTTGCAGTGCCCGTCGCGGTCTTGGCACGGCCGCACTGCATACTCTTCATACCAGGAGCACTGCATGACGGTGCTGTTGACAATGTACACTCCATGTCAGCTAACACGACGAACACGACaagcacgacggcgccggcggtatcgtcggcgtccgcggcggcgccccaACCGTCGCTGAGCATCAACTACACCGTCCCCAACTCGGAGTACGGCCGGCAGTGCGCCCACAACGTGGTGACTTACGCTGGCACGTTTCCCCCCTTCGAGGTGTAGGTTGTTGGCTCGGTTCCAGCTGACACCAGATCGATCATGGACCACAACACGTCGATCAAGACGTGGGGCGATCTCCGCAGCCAGCGCGGCACGCTGCAGTACACGTCGCCGAAGAAAGGCGGGATATACTACCTTGTCCTCAAGGACAGCCGCaacgcgacggcgacaagcaggccgccgctgtACGTCATCGAGGGGGGCAACTGCGGCTCGGGCCCAGACAAGGGGGTGCTCGCGGGCGCCATCTCGGGCGccatcgtcggcgcgctcttcgtcgcggccgtgctgTACCTCGGCTGGAATAGGCTccagaagcgcaaggcggagcacgacctcgctgcgcggcaggcgcgcgccacggccgacctgcgcgccggGCTGGCGGCACAGGCGCTCCGGCCTAATCcggggcgcgaggaggccggcgtgGTGAGAgtgcaggaggagggggaggacgtCGCGCCTGCTTATGACGAGGAGGGGAAGCCGCCACTGTAccaggaggaaggggacgGGGGGCCAGGGGAAGGCGAACACACACCGATATCGACACCTGTGCCAACAACGTACCCGCCCCGACGGCCGCAGTGAAGTACTGTATCTACATATGTATTACTCGACCCATGTGCTGCGCGTACGTTATCGGGCCCCACAGAGCGCATGGACCATGAAACTCTAACAGGGGTGGGTCCCGCGTTGCCAAGGAACCGCTAGgtgcctcctcctcttcaacAACACCGACACCGGCTCCACTTGCCTCGGCACTGCAACATTCGGCATTGCACCGCTTGCCTGCCATGTCCACGGGCGGCAGTGAGGGCacggtggcgacgacagcTGACTCCGCAGCCACCgactcgctctcgctcgtcaTCACGCTCGCGGGCAACGCCACCGCCCCGCAGTGCGGGGAGCTGAGCGTCAACTTTGTCGGCTCTTACCCCCCATACGACTTGTACGCCCCGTTCCAGCCACGCACTGACTGACGCCAGCGACATCCTCGATGCGAACCGCCGCGTGCTCCCCAGCGGGGGTTTCTTCATGCATTCCGACAATGCGTCTGGCACGCGCCCGATCACGATGCGCGCGTCCCCGGGGACGGCATACATCCAGATCGTCGACTCCAAGGGGCAGCAGGCCACCACCGACGCGGTGACAGTCACGCCGGGGAGCACAAGCTGCatgccgtcgagcgtgagGGTGCCGGTACCGTCGTCGGGGTCCGTGACGcagtcgccctcgtcgggTGGCGGGCTGAGTTCCAGCCAgatcgccggcgcggcgatcggcggcctgctcgtcctctgccTGCTGACGCTGCTTGTATGGCGATGTGATCGCCGCAGGCGGTGGCGTgctgccgacgcggcgccggcgcccccGCGGCCCGTGCGCACTGCGGACCCGCAGCAAGAGGCGTGGCAGGCGCGGTGGACAGCGGCCGGGGCGCCGAgaccgacgccaaggaggGACGAGGAGAGAGCGACGGCAGAACAGCACGAGGAAGTAGCACCGCCTTATGAGTCGCCAGGGGAGGAGAGGCCGCCGCTGTACAAGGCTGAGAGtggctcgtcgggcgagcacacgccgccaccacctaCAACGTATCCGCCACGACCGCGATGATGACGGTGATGATGTATGCAATACGAGTTGATTGTGGCTGCTGCGTGTTATCAGACACCGCTGATCGATCCCACTTTATGAATGCCGGGTTAGGGGTCCCGCGTTTAATAACAAGGCGGGCATGTCGTTCCGCGAGCCCGCTATCGActgcccgcctcggcgcaaCGATTTTGACCTTGtacaccacctcgccgccatgtcTTCCACGAACACAACGATACCGAGCAGCAGTAGCACGGCGCTGCccaacgcgacgacgacggcgggcggcgccaactcgaccacgccggccgTCAATTTCCCGCTCACCATCACGGCCGACACGAGCGTCAAGCAGTGCGGTTACCTGGATTTTCGCTGGACCGGCTCAGCCCCGCCGTTCACCTTGTGCGTGCTTACTTGACCACCCCTGCAACACGCGCTGACAGCTGCCCAGCTACCTGCTCAACTCTAGCCACATCGAGGCCTCGCTCAACTTCACTAGCGGGCGCGTgaactcgtcgagctggatCAGGGCGCGCTACCCGCCCGCGACGAacgtcaacctcgtcgttgtcgatgcgcagaacgcgcgcgcgaccagcaACCCCGTGCATATTCTCGAGGGGACCGACGCCTGCATGCCCTCCTCGTATCAGTCGCGGCCGGCAGCGCGGGGCCCGTCGGCGGGCAcgatcgccggcgccgtgtttgccggcgtcttcctcctctgtATCTTCTACTGCgtctgccgccggcgcgtaGTCGCCGCGCGgtacgcgcacgccgagaacgcccggcgtgcagcgcgcgcagcagagGTGCCCACGACCGACCCCGAGATCATACGTCTCAactcgcgcgcacgcgagcgcgagcgcgagcgcgaccagGAGGAGAACGTCGCGCTCATgagcgccgctgctgcgcccgcgcggccggcACCGCCACGCCGGCTCACCGGCGAGCCGgaccccgacgacgtcgcgccgccgtactCGCCTGCCGACGCGACAAAGTACCCCCCTCCGCCGATATACCAGGGGATGGGAGCGGCAGGTGAGGGGGCGAGAAGTGGGCGGGTggagagcggcgacgacggggcggtGCAGGGCGATATCGGCGAGCAGAGCCGCGTACcccgcacgccgacgtctccaccgccacctcTCACGCCGCTATCGCCTCGGCGAACATGATGCATATATGCATGTTGTACACCGTCGGGGCAGACTTGATGATGTGGCGTGGGTTGTCCGACCAGCGGCCCGCGGCCAGCAGTGAGGTACCCGTCGCGATGTACGTACTCGCGGTGGAATTGTGGCGTGACGTTATCAGCCATGTCGGTCCGCCGTCCTGTGTACGGACGGACGACGGTGATCCTCAAGCTCCAGGGGTCCCGTGCTGCCAAGAAGGCGGTCAGTACCGCCCCGACTTGACTCGGCGTGCAAGGCAGACATGCTTAAGGCATGCAAGGCCTGTCGTCTGCGTCAGCACAACTCGGCAACACTCACCATCATGTCGACGAACACGACgatcgcgcgccgcggccgccaagtggcgcgagacgacgccgccaaccTCACCATCAAGGCGTGGCCCAGCGTGCCGCAATGCGGCAAGCTGCCAGTCGAGTGGGTGGGCTATGCGCCGCCGTTCAAGTTGTGCGTTGTCGCCCTCCTTCCCAACTGACACCAGCTACATGCTGGACGCGAACCAGACCGACCTCGGGCTGCAGACGACGCTCAAGGCGCCCAACGGCACGGTGATGCTGACCGTCAAGCTGCCCCCGCAGGTGATCTACATCGCCGTGGAAGACAACCTGCACACACGGGTAACCAGCAAGCCCGTGGCCATTCTGCGGGGCCATGACAAGTGCACGACCGGCCTGACGCTGGGACATAAGCTCGGCACAatgggcggcgtggtcggcgcACTGTTCGTCATAGCGCTCGTCCTCTTgctccgccggcggcgctcgcagGGGAGGCTGGCGCGCTCTTACGTGCGCAAGCGGGAGCCTGAGACGCTGCGGCTGAATGACTTGGTTCCGGAGGACACGGTCGCGCTCATTCGTGCAGCGGCACGGCCTGCGCgtcggccaccgccgtcggcgtccccgctgccgctgacgccgatggagctgccgccgtccctgtcgccgccgctgcgccctCCCCCGGTCCGGAGGGAAACTGGCGAGCCTGACCCCGACGACGTGGCACCGCCTTACTCGCCTGCCAATGCGACAAAGTACCCCCCGCTAACACAcctggtggtggggggtgaAGGGAGCCATCATGGGGGGGCTGCAGCGGCCGAGGGCAGGGATAGCACGGAAGAGGTACACTTGAACCCAATatcgcctccgccgcccctcacgccgctctcgccccgGCCAACAATGTGACATGCATGCGGGGTTGTAGCTTGTAGCGGGGCGTCGTGCGGACGATCAGTGGATATGCATGTTATACTGCGGTGGCAGCGAGTGTGGCGCGGCTCGTGCTGCGCCTTACGCATGGTTGTGGCTACCGCGCACCCCTGTTGACAGCATCGGCGTGTGCCACATGCACCCCAACAGAAGCGTCGACATGTACGCTACCCACCGTCGCCGCACGCACAACGTTCCACGCTGCGTGCAGCTGTATTCAGCACGCCGCttgctcggcgacgcctgCAGACCCACCGGGGCAGACCCACTgctccaccccgcccgcgggccggcggcacggcgcggcgggcacaATGCCCGTTATTTATCGGGTCGTCCTGTCGTGTCTTGGCGCGTAGTGTGCCCACCTAACTCGACTCTCCTccgcccactcacccgctcacgacacacacaatggcccgccccgccatcgccatcgacATCGACAAGACGGTCGTGGAGGAGTGCCGGACTGTGCGGCTCAACTGGACGGGGTGGGACAAGTTTGAAGTGTGCGTGGCGTGGGCGGGCTTGCGTC encodes the following:
- the pheA_1 gene encoding Phenol 2-monooxygenase — its product is MPAFQDGQRETELPKGAIETDVLVVGSGPAGGAAALFLAELGIPAIMITKYRYTANTPRAHITNQRTMEIMRDMGIERQVEAEATEHAQCGDTVFCTSINGEEIGRILTWGVHPARQADHTLASPSSMCDIPQTYLEPILVQNASKRGTHTRFSTEYISHKQDDKGVVATVRDRLTGEQYEIHAKYMIGADGARSIIAQELALPTIGKMDIAGSMNITFKADLAAHVSDRPSVLYWVIQPGANIGGIGAGLVRMVRPWNEWLIVWGYDISKPPPSIDDEAAIGIVRSLVGIPDLDVEITGRSLWGNNELYATHLQQGRVFCAGDAIHRHPPSNGLGSNTSIQDSYNLVWKIAQVVKGHADPSILETYSTERAPVAKQIVTRANKSSREFVHLFDALGIRPGMAPEDMAKEIEERKAPTKAGAKKRADLVTAMDLKNYEFNAHGVEMGQFYESDIVVSDGTRPKGDKDADLYYRVSTSPGARLPHAWVGSRTNKVSTLDLAKYNTYTLFTGTTGAAWAEAAKKVAAELGVPLTAVIIGPQQTAEDLYYDWARQREVDEDGALLVRPDKHIAWRSISMAKDPAAELSGALKKVLGRK